AATCGGAATATACAGTGTTATTATCGCAGTAGCCTTTGCCTTCTGGCTCTGGATGCTGATAGACTGCCTGCAAAGGCCGACCGAGCGGTTCTCGAACGGCGACGAGTATGATAAGCTGATATGGTGCCTTGCCATATTCTTTGTGCATTTTATAGGGGCGGTGTTGTATTACTATCTTGTCAAGAGGAAGGATTCGGGATGAAGGCTTTGCAGGTTTG
This is a stretch of genomic DNA from Methanosarcinales archaeon. It encodes these proteins:
- a CDS encoding PLDc_N domain-containing protein, whose amino-acid sequence is MEITTVAIGIYSVIIAVAFAFWLWMLIDCLQRPTERFSNGDEYDKLIWCLAIFFVHFIGAVLYYYLVKRKDSG